One genomic segment of Pandoraea sputorum includes these proteins:
- a CDS encoding LysR family transcriptional regulator, with product MDFLQLQTFKAIVDEGSVLGAAEALHCVQSNVTARIRSLEHTVGVKLFHRQGRRLQLTPSGRTLLGYADRILALSREASAALNPANEPSGDFSLGAIESSATSRLPAVLARFHAAYPKVRLNLVTDTSLNLLDEIQHGRVDAALIAGTACLEAQAQMSVVADEIYREPIVLVAPARAGRVHEAADLSGATLLMWPQGCPYRGTMEQWLAANAVTPGRILSYGSYATIVACVGAGVGYSLVPRGIYLRYRQEANIVGHAMEDLAAVPNFFVRHRGVDVHPAREAFLRVMREYVAEAQPA from the coding sequence ATGGACTTTCTACAACTTCAGACCTTCAAGGCCATCGTCGACGAAGGTAGCGTGCTGGGGGCCGCCGAGGCATTGCACTGCGTTCAGTCGAACGTGACGGCCCGCATCCGCTCGCTCGAACACACCGTGGGCGTGAAGCTCTTCCATCGTCAGGGGCGCCGTCTGCAACTCACGCCAAGCGGACGTACGCTGCTTGGCTACGCTGACCGGATTCTGGCGTTGTCGCGCGAGGCGAGCGCCGCGCTCAATCCGGCAAACGAGCCGTCCGGCGACTTCTCGCTGGGCGCGATTGAATCGTCGGCCACCTCGCGGCTGCCCGCCGTGCTCGCGCGCTTCCATGCGGCGTATCCGAAAGTGCGCCTGAATCTGGTGACGGACACGTCGCTGAATCTGCTCGACGAAATTCAGCACGGCCGCGTCGACGCTGCGCTGATTGCTGGCACCGCGTGTCTGGAAGCACAGGCGCAAATGTCGGTCGTAGCCGACGAGATCTACCGGGAGCCGATCGTGCTCGTCGCGCCCGCGCGAGCAGGGCGGGTTCACGAAGCGGCCGATCTCTCGGGCGCTACGTTGCTCATGTGGCCGCAGGGGTGCCCGTATCGCGGCACGATGGAGCAGTGGCTCGCCGCGAATGCGGTCACGCCGGGACGCATCCTCAGCTATGGCAGCTACGCAACCATCGTGGCTTGTGTCGGTGCGGGTGTCGGCTATTCGTTAGTGCCGCGCGGGATTTACCTGCGTTATCGTCAGGAGGCGAACATCGTCGGCCATGCGATGGAAGATCTCGCGGCGGTGCCGAACTTCTTCGTTCGCCATCGAGGTGTCGACGTGCATCCGGCACGCGAAGCGTTCCTGCGCGTGATGCGTGAATATGTTGCAGAGGCGCAGCCCGCGTAG